TTGATCAATAGTTTACCTGAGCCTGCGACGACGCCGGATATGACGGCGCTGTGGGAGCAAAGCTTGAATGCCATTAGTCGCCGAGAAATGAAATATCAGCATTTTATGATGCCGCTATTGGATAATTTACAGCAGTTGCTTCAGATAGCTGCTGATACTCTTCCTCAAGCTTTAGTCGGGGTCAAGACGATTGCTACAGTGAAAAAAGGTCGACGCTCCGGGGGCTCGAAATCCCGAAAAGCCGCCAGTGGAACGAAAAAGCGTCAGCCTAGTAGCCGAAGTAAAAAAGTGCAGCCCCAGAGTTAACAATTGGGTAGGTTTTTTTTGATTTTTCAAGTTTGTTTTTGTAGCGATTTGAGGATGCGTTATACAAGACAGAGGCTTTGCTATGTAGTTGCGCTACCGGATAAGCCGATAGCGCAGTAGAAAGGCGCCTCAAACGCTGCTGAAGGGGTCGGCCTTATGCTTTGTTGAGCGGTGCTTGCTTAGAATGACTAGATGGCAAACCACTCGGTGTGATTAAAACGCTTTATCTCAGATAACATTTAACCATGAAAAAGTTAGCAGCCCACTAATTAGTGGCATATTCCCAATTTTTTCATTTTACTGCGTAGGGTGTTAGGGTTGATTTCCAGTAATTGTGCCGCGCCACCAGGACCATAAATTTTACCGCCACATTGACACAGGGCATGGCGGATATAGTGACTCATCATGGTATTTAATGGCACCAGCTGATGATTGGCATGACTAGGGTCAATGATGATATTCGGCTGATGACTGACATTGATTGTGTGCTGTATAGGGTTAAGAAAATCAAAATTAAGGGGGCCATTGGGGGATTGGATCACTGCTCGTTCAAGTACATTGAGTAATTCTCGAACATTACCCGGCCAATGGTATTGACTAAGTGAGTCAAGCTGCTCTGGGGCAATGCAAGGTAATTGGGATAAATTGAATTTGGTGCTTAATTGCTCTAATGCGTGACATACTAATAAGGGAATATCACTTTTCCGTTGTCGTAATGGTGGAATGCAAATCGGGAAAATCGCCAATCGATACCAGAGATCTTGCCGGAATTCACCTTGCTGTACCATGACTTGCAGATCCCTATGGGTGGCAGCAATAACCCGAATATTAAGTTGGATACTTTCATGTCCGCCCACCCGTGTAATAGTGCCATTTTGTAATACCCGCAGTAATCTCACCTGAGCATATAAAGGCAGCTCGCCAATTTCATCTAGAAAGATTGTTCCACCATTTGCTTGTTCAAAATAGCCTTTTTTACGTTGCTCTGCACCGGTGAATGCCCCTTTTTCATAACCAAATAATTCTGAATCCAACAGTGAGTCAGGAATTGCACCACAGTTGACTTTGATAAAGGGCTGGCTGGCTTGGTTTGACAATGCGTGTATAGCATTGGCGATCACTTCTTTACCTACACCGGTTTCACCCAGGAGCAATACTGATGTCTCGAGGTGGGCAATGGTATGAACCTGCTGCATGACCTGTTTTAATCCAGCATGAGCACCTATTACGCCATGTTGACTATCCAGTGTCCGTTTTAGTGAGTCATTTTGTTGGGACAGCTGATAGTTCGCATTTAACCAGTTACGACCGCGTAGGTTTAACGCAGTAATTAATGCTAATGGTTGGCGGTGTGGTTCAATAAAATCAGCATGTCGTGGTCGGAACATACGTGGCTGTTTACTATAAAACCCAACTACTCCTAAGTGAGTATTTTCGCAGAGCATTCTTAACAAAATCACAGATTGGATTTTAGGTAAAATTTTAGGGGCGACATGTTCTGTGACCGGATCCAATGATATTTCATTAATGATATGGATAACTGGTCGATCAGGGGTATTTAGGGTGGCACACATCTCATCTGTGAGGAAAACACACTGATCCAGTGTCGATGACTGCTGATGATTAACGTGGGCAATAAATTGGATTTGCTTTCTTTCTGGTTGAAAAATATTGATAAAAATCCCGTCCACGGGTAAATGCAGCTGAATATATTCAAAATAACTAGCCAAGGATTGTTCTAATTGCAAGCTGGTACACAGACGCTGGGTCGCTTCAAAATAGCTGTGTTTCTCCATTGATATATCACTCTGCTCACGAAATATCGTGATTTTAAACCGTTACATTTCGCACTAGTGTGTTGCTAATCATAAATTTTGGTTAATACCTCTATTTTTAGGTAGTTGGCACGGTATTCGCTCCATTGTGCCAAACAAAATGCTCCCTATAGAAAGGAATGTCACTGATGACAGAGAAACAACAGATCAGTCAAAGCCGCCGAGCCCTGCTTAAGGGTAGTGTGGCAATGGCTGCAACGGGTTTCGGTATTACCTCTGTATCGGCGGTAGCTGCAGAAAAGGCAGCGCCGCAGGTATTTGATGAAGTAGCCGATGTAATCGTTGTGGGCAGCGGCTTTGCTGGTATGTCAGCAGCGCTTCAGGCCCGGGAAGCCGGTGCCAATGTGATGGTAATTGACAAAATGCCGGTATTTGGCGGTAACTCCACCATTAATGGTGGCGCAATGGCGGTGGCTGGCAGTCCGCTGCAAAAAGAGGCTGGAATTAAAGACAACGTAGATGTCATGGTCAGCGATATGCTTAAAGCGGGTCGCGGCATGAATGATGTTGAGATGCTTAAGCTGGTCTGTAATGGCACTGCTGAGTCCTGTGCTTGGCTGATGGATTATGGTGTGAAGTGGAAGCCGTTTGTGCAGCATTTCGGTGGTCACTCTATTCAGCGTGTACTGCAGACAGTGGAAAGTTCTGGTGCCGGCATTATTCGGCCTTTGATCAAAGCCGCCCGCGGCAAAGGCATTGATATGCGTAATCAGGTCAAAATGGAGTCATTTATTCAGGATGACAATGGCCGGGTTATTGGGCTTCAGGTGCGGGAAAACTACTATTTCCCCAGAGAAAAAACTGGGCAGTTACGCACTTATGGTGCCCGTAAAGGGATCATTATGGCGACCGGTGGCTTTAGTCGGGATATTGAATATCGCATGATGCAATTGCCTCAGCTTAATTCAGATCTGGATTCCACTAACCATCCTGGTGCGACTTCCGAAGCGCTAAAGCAGATGATGCTGATTGGTGCTAACCCTATCCATCTTGATCAAATTCAGCTCGGCCCTTGGGCATCGCCCGATGAGAAGGGATTTGGCACCGCATCCCAATTTAACACCATTGCCACCTATCCCCATGGCATCGTAGTGGATGTGCGCACTGGTGAGCGTTTCTTCAATGAGTTAGCCGACCGAAAAGCCCGTGCTGACGCCATTATGACCCGCCGAGATGAACAGCATCACCCCGTATATCCCGTTGGTTTTACCAATGCCGAAGGCGCAGCCAAAGCCCAGACATTGGCTTGGGGAATGAAGTACAACGTGATTAAGAAGGCTGACACCTTAGAGCAACTTGCCAAACTTTACGGCATGCCGGCTGACAAGCTTCAAGCCCAGGTGGCGCGTTGGAATGATGCGGTTAAATCTGGTGAAGATAAAGAGTTTGGACGTCCTATGCAGGAAGCCATTGTACTTGAACAAGGCCCTTGGTATGCCGTGCGTATGTGGCCAAAAGTGCACTATTGCATGGGGGGAGTAAAAGTGAATACCCGGTCGGAAGTATTGCATCTGGTGACTAATGAGCCGATTCCAGGTCTTTATGCCGCAGGTGAAGCAACGGGGGGGGTACATGGTGCCAGCCGCCTTGGCGCCTGTGCTGTGGCTGAAGGTGTGGTGACAGGCCGTAATGCCGGGCGGGTTTGTGCCGCCAGTGAAAGTATCCGATTGATTTTAGCTTAATAACTCCGTCAGAAAGAGAATAAAGAATGATGAATAATAACTCAAAAATTGTGTTTGCTGGCCTGGCTTTGGCAATGATGTCTGGTAGTGCGCTGGCGATGGAATCTGTCATGCTTGATGGTCGTCATATGACACAGGATCAGGCCTGGGCCATTGCTGATGGCGCTGAAGTCAAAATTGCAGATAAAGCAATGACTCGCTTAGAAAAAGCACATGAGCTGCTGATGGAGTCGGCTAAATTTGGTAAGCCGGTTTACGGCTTGACGGTTGGGGTGGGGCTCAATAAAGACCACAAATTGTTTGATGCTGATGGCAAACTCAGTGATGCAGTACTCAAAGCTTCTCGCAGCTTTAACTACAGCACGTTGCGTGCGCATAGCGCCGGGGTGGGTGAGCCCATGCCCGTACGTCTGACTCGTCTGGCGCTCGCGGTTCGCCTTAATACTATTTTGTCCGGTCAGACCGGGGTACAACCGGTTGTTGCCGAGCTTTATAGGGAATATCTGAATAAAGGTCTGACGCCGGTGATTCCATCATTGGGCACTGTCGGTGAAGCGGATATTTTGCTGTCATCCCATGTCGGTTTAGCTATGATCGGTGAATGGGATGTGTTCTACAAAGGCAAGCGGGTAAGCAGTACCAAGGCGATGAAAGAGGCTGGCATTATGCCATTGCACCCTATTGGTAAAGATGCTTTATCTATTTTATCGAATAACTCGGTTGCTGTGGCGTACGCTATGCAGGGATATCGCGGCGCTAAACACCTGTTGTCTGTGTCACCAACCGTATTTGGTTTAAGTTTGGAAGGGTTGAACGGTAACGTTGCGCCATTTTTACCACAAACCAATGATATCCGCCCATTCCCATATATCGGTGAAGTTGCCGGTGATATCCGTCATGTGTTGTCGGGCAGTTATTTATGGAAGGCCAATAAAGACCGTCCATTACAGGATCCGCTGAGCTACCGGACTACCGGCTACACCCTGGCTGGGGCAGAAAAAGCACTGGTTGATTTGGGGCAGATGATTGATATCCAGATTAACCATTCAGATGATAACCCTGCAGTAGTATTAGGTGCGTCTAAAGATTACACCCAATACTCCCAGGTGGCTCAGTATATGGTTGAAGGCAAAGGTGGCGTATTCCCAACCACGAACTTTGAACCTTTGCCTGTGGCATTGGCGGTTCAAAGCCTGAATATTGCTCTGACGCAGGTATCTCATAACGCAGTGCAGCGGACTATCCACTTGTCTGATAGCCATTTCACTAAGCTGTCTCGTTTCCTCGCTGGCCCTGAAAACCATGGTCATGCGTTTGGTGCGATTCAGAAAGTATTTGTGGATATGCAGGTGCGTAACAAGATGCTGGCGCAGCCTGTTTCTTTCGATGGTATTGCTATTGCTGGCAACATTGAAGACACCTTCACTAACTTGAAGCTGGCTGCTGATAACCTGAATCAAATCGTTGCTAACACCAATACCATTTATGGTTTGGAGTTGATGCACTCTACTCAAGCGATTGATCTTCGTCTGCTGGCTGATCCAAAACTGAAACTGGGTAAAACCACTCAGGCCATGTATCAGTCCTTCCGCAAGCAGGTGCCATTTGTGAAGCTGGATCGTCCATATACACCAGATATCCAGGCTGCGACTCAATTTATTGAGCAGTATTAATTCAGTTGGGGCAGGTGGCTGCCCCATTTCGGAACGCAATCATTATGTTAAAAAAAATAACGGCAGTATTACTGGTATTGGTGTTGTTGCCTGTTGCGGCTAATGCCATGAATATCAAGGATTATCACAAAGAAGTTATGACAGGGGACAATGGCAAGGTCGAGTGCAGTGTTTGCCATGGTAATGCCAAGCGTAAAACGATTCCTGATGCCGCTGCCTGTGAGTCTTGTCATGGTACGCCAGCAGATGTGGCAGCCTTGACGGTTCGCCCAGCTAATGCCGGACATACGGTAGAGCCAAATCCGCACGACAGTTTACATTATGGTACCGATTTACCTTGCACTTACTGCCACCAAGAGCATAAGAAGAGCAAGGTGTATTGTAACCAGTGCCATGAATTTACTTACCCGGATATGAAGCGCTAACGTTATTTGAGTGCTTGATGGAGGAATTTTAAGGCTGCAGCCAGTCTGCGGCTTTTTATATCTGTTTGGCCGTGAGAGCCGTATTCTCCGTTTCGGTAATGCTGGTTGCTGAGTTATTCTAGTTATTGGCCTCTTCACTGGCAAATACCCAGTTGCTCCCGCCTTTGGCTTTGGCTTGGTACATGGCATCATCGGCATTGAGCAGTAGCTCTTCAGCACTGTGGCCGTCTTGCGGATACAAGCTAATCCCTAGACTCAAGTGTAATGTCAAAGAGAGTCCTTTATAATTGACTGGTTGCTCAGCACATTGCAGTAGCTTTTGCGCGATGATGTTGAGTTTGCTACGGCTTGTCACCGGCTCTAGCAACAACACAAATTCATCACCACCAAAGCGAGCGATAATGTCAGATTTGCGCAGTAACTGACGCAATCGTTCGCTGAACTCAACGAGTACAGCATCGCCGGCACCGTGCCCATAGCTGTCATTAATCTGTTTAAATTTATCCAAATCAATGAAGATTACCGCTAACTGAGCGTGTTGCCGCTCGCTACGTTTGAGTGCTGTATCCAGCAGCCGATTAAAAGCACTGCGGCTATACAGGCCAGTAAGGTCATCATGTTCTGCCAGATACCTGAGTTTGTCCTGCTGTTGTTGTAGTTGCTGGGTTTGTTGCGCAACAGCAAACGAGAGTTGATCCTTTTGTATGGTGGTGTGTTCAAGTGAGTGTTTCATTTGATTAAAGGCTCCTGCCAGATGCCAGAGTTCATCTTTGTGGGGCAGGGTAAGCTTGCTGCTGAGATCGCCCTTTCCTAGAGCCGTAATGCCGTGATTGAGCAGGGTCAGATTGCGCTTAAATCTGTGGTAGGTGAATGCCGCAGACCCTAACAGCAGCAAGGTAAAGGTCAACAGTGCCGCCCCTTTAAAATACAGATAGCCTTGTTGCTGATTGCGACTGGCGGCAATTTGTCTGTGTTGCAATTGAAACAGGGTTTCAGTCATGGTTTGAAATGCCATGCTGTAGTGAGAGAGCTGCATACTGATCCCCGTGGCTGCATCGTGGCGATCACGGCTGATGGTGCTGTCGGTAAGATCCAGTAGTCGGCCCAGCCCTGCATTGGTTTGCAGTAATATACGTAATAATTGCACTTGTCTGGCGGTATCGGTACGGGTTTGGGTGAGGAGATGATTAAAACTGCGCTGTTCAGTCCGCATATTTTCGAGCGCCTGATGATCGCTATATTGCTGCAGACGCCAGAGCTGAGCGCGGAGCATATCGAGTTGCTGCTCTAATCGGGTAATATGGGCAAGCCGCTCTAATGCATAGTGTTGTCTGCTATTTAAGGCTTGCAGGGCAAACACCAAGCTTAATGTCAGCAGTAATCCGAGAAAAACTTGTAGTAACAAGTGATGGGCAAGTTTCATAGCTTAATTCATCTGTTGCTGGCGGCGAAACCGGCGCAGGGGTCTGGGGTCGACAATTTCTCGATAATCAGGCACTTCATTCTGGGGGAGTACACCGGCTTTGACAGCCCACTGTGCTTGATGATGTAAGCTAGAAAGCAGTGGGTTGCCAAGGGATAAAGCAAAGCGGTAATCATGCCAAATCCATTCTAACTGTGCCGGGGGGATGGCTAGAGTCTGTGCTACGCGAGATTTCGCATCTTCCGGCTTGGTAACAATATAGTGGTTGGCTTTATCTAGTGCGGAGATAACGGCCTGAATATCATCTAATTGCCTGGCGTGACTGACAGGCAGTCCGATCAGATTGACTGTGGCAAAAAATAGTCCTCGGGTATCAAACTGGCGACTGCCAGTAACTTCACTGAGCAGGGTATAGCCACCAGGCTCAGGGAGTGCCACTAACTCGACTTCGTGTTGCAGTAATGCTTGTTTTAACGCTTGTGGTGAATAATAACGTTTGGTTATCTGGCTGGCCGGATTACCGCTTAACTGCATCAAGGTATCAAAAAAGTATTCGCTGGCACTGTGGCGGGTTAATCCAACAATTTGCTTTTGCAGTTGTGCCGGACGGTAAAGCGGTTGGCGGGTGATCAGCTTAATATCATTATCTGACTGGGCAAAGCTGGCAAAGATGGTCACATTATCTAAGTGCTGACGGTGCATAACTAAGGCCGTGGTGGTGGCCGTGGTCAAGTCTGCTTGCTTGTTTTGCAGTACATCAAAACATTGTTCGCTGTGTTGACAGAAGTTCAGTTCTACGGCAAGCCCCAGTTGGTCAAAATATCCCAGTTGTTTGGCAAGTAAAACCGGGCTGGATAATGGACTGGGCGCAACGGCAATCACCAGTGGTCGAGGGGGACGATAAGGGCGCAGAATCATCACTAATAGCAGGGCAAGTGTCGTTAGGATAGCAATAACTGCCAATAGCGCTGAGTGGCGTGCCAGCGGAAAATGTCGTTTAAACAGGTGCATAATCAGAGCCGGTGATATGCTCAAGAATATATAAAGCCTAGACGCTGGTGGTGGAAATTTCTAATTTTTGCTTTATATCCAACAATTTACATTTTATCGTCGGTGATTTGTCACCTAGCGCTTCGAATGGGTAGATAAATTAGCTGTAAATTTACACTTGGCTGGCGGTTTATGCTTAATTAGTGAGTGGTTTTAATGCGGTATAATTTATCTGTTTTGACACTGGCTCCATAGCCGCAAAATAGCGTAATCTTGGCTCCAGTGTTAGCTAAGAGTCAGAAAGCATGAAATACGTAATTATTCCGGTAACACCCTATCAGCAAAACTGCACCCTAATGTGGTGTGAAAATACCAATAAAGCCGCGGTGGTGGATCCCGGTGGCAATCTTGAGCGCATTATTGAAGCGGTTGAGCGTCATGGGGTGACAGTGGATAAGGTGTTGTTGACCCATGGCCATTTGGATCATGTTGGTGCCGCGAAGCAGCTGGCTCACCATTATGGTGTTGAGATTATTGGTCCCCATGAAGGCGATCAGTTCTTGCTCGATGATTTGCCGCATCAATGCCAAAGCTTTGGCTTCCCCCCTTGTGAGGCCTTTGTGCCAGATCATTATCTACAGGATGGTGATGAAGTGGCTGTCGGGGATATCCGTTTGCAAGTACTGCATTGTCCAGGTCATACCCCCGGGCACATTGTGTTTTTTAACCAAGATGCCAATATGGCTTGGGTAGGCGATGTGTTGTTCCGCGGCTCTATCGGCCGGACTGATTTTCCTGGCTCTAACCATGGGCAGTTACTTAATGCGATTACGACTAAGCTATGGCCACTAGGCACTGATGTTGCCTTTATTCCGGGTCATGGTCCGGGCTCGACTTTTGGCGAGGAGCGTAAGCACAACCCATTTGTGGCGGATCAGTTATTTGAATAACGGTTTATACGCATCTGGCACAGTATCTGGATAATAAAAAAGCGCCAACTGGCGCTTTTTTATTATCCAATGTAATCGGTGATGATTATCTATCGGTAGTTATTTAAACTGGGTCCATATTGGCGCGTGGTCG
This region of Shewanella sp. NFH-SH190041 genomic DNA includes:
- a CDS encoding sensor domain-containing diguanylate cyclase: MKLAHHLLLQVFLGLLLTLSLVFALQALNSRQHYALERLAHITRLEQQLDMLRAQLWRLQQYSDHQALENMRTEQRSFNHLLTQTRTDTARQVQLLRILLQTNAGLGRLLDLTDSTISRDRHDAATGISMQLSHYSMAFQTMTETLFQLQHRQIAASRNQQQGYLYFKGAALLTFTLLLLGSAAFTYHRFKRNLTLLNHGITALGKGDLSSKLTLPHKDELWHLAGAFNQMKHSLEHTTIQKDQLSFAVAQQTQQLQQQQDKLRYLAEHDDLTGLYSRSAFNRLLDTALKRSERQHAQLAVIFIDLDKFKQINDSYGHGAGDAVLVEFSERLRQLLRKSDIIARFGGDEFVLLLEPVTSRSKLNIIAQKLLQCAEQPVNYKGLSLTLHLSLGISLYPQDGHSAEELLLNADDAMYQAKAKGGSNWVFASEEANN
- a CDS encoding sigma-54 interaction domain-containing protein; its protein translation is MEKHSYFEATQRLCTSLQLEQSLASYFEYIQLHLPVDGIFINIFQPERKQIQFIAHVNHQQSSTLDQCVFLTDEMCATLNTPDRPVIHIINEISLDPVTEHVAPKILPKIQSVILLRMLCENTHLGVVGFYSKQPRMFRPRHADFIEPHRQPLALITALNLRGRNWLNANYQLSQQNDSLKRTLDSQHGVIGAHAGLKQVMQQVHTIAHLETSVLLLGETGVGKEVIANAIHALSNQASQPFIKVNCGAIPDSLLDSELFGYEKGAFTGAEQRKKGYFEQANGGTIFLDEIGELPLYAQVRLLRVLQNGTITRVGGHESIQLNIRVIAATHRDLQVMVQQGEFRQDLWYRLAIFPICIPPLRQRKSDIPLLVCHALEQLSTKFNLSQLPCIAPEQLDSLSQYHWPGNVRELLNVLERAVIQSPNGPLNFDFLNPIQHTINVSHQPNIIIDPSHANHQLVPLNTMMSHYIRHALCQCGGKIYGPGGAAQLLEINPNTLRSKMKKLGICH
- a CDS encoding ABC transporter substrate-binding protein translates to MHLFKRHFPLARHSALLAVIAILTTLALLLVMILRPYRPPRPLVIAVAPSPLSSPVLLAKQLGYFDQLGLAVELNFCQHSEQCFDVLQNKQADLTTATTTALVMHRQHLDNVTIFASFAQSDNDIKLITRQPLYRPAQLQKQIVGLTRHSASEYFFDTLMQLSGNPASQITKRYYSPQALKQALLQHEVELVALPEPGGYTLLSEVTGSRQFDTRGLFFATVNLIGLPVSHARQLDDIQAVISALDKANHYIVTKPEDAKSRVAQTLAIPPAQLEWIWHDYRFALSLGNPLLSSLHHQAQWAVKAGVLPQNEVPDYREIVDPRPLRRFRRQQQMN
- a CDS encoding flavocytochrome c: MTEKQQISQSRRALLKGSVAMAATGFGITSVSAVAAEKAAPQVFDEVADVIVVGSGFAGMSAALQAREAGANVMVIDKMPVFGGNSTINGGAMAVAGSPLQKEAGIKDNVDVMVSDMLKAGRGMNDVEMLKLVCNGTAESCAWLMDYGVKWKPFVQHFGGHSIQRVLQTVESSGAGIIRPLIKAARGKGIDMRNQVKMESFIQDDNGRVIGLQVRENYYFPREKTGQLRTYGARKGIIMATGGFSRDIEYRMMQLPQLNSDLDSTNHPGATSEALKQMMLIGANPIHLDQIQLGPWASPDEKGFGTASQFNTIATYPHGIVVDVRTGERFFNELADRKARADAIMTRRDEQHHPVYPVGFTNAEGAAKAQTLAWGMKYNVIKKADTLEQLAKLYGMPADKLQAQVARWNDAVKSGEDKEFGRPMQEAIVLEQGPWYAVRMWPKVHYCMGGVKVNTRSEVLHLVTNEPIPGLYAAGEATGGVHGASRLGACAVAEGVVTGRNAGRVCAASESIRLILA
- the hutH gene encoding histidine ammonia-lyase — translated: MMNNNSKIVFAGLALAMMSGSALAMESVMLDGRHMTQDQAWAIADGAEVKIADKAMTRLEKAHELLMESAKFGKPVYGLTVGVGLNKDHKLFDADGKLSDAVLKASRSFNYSTLRAHSAGVGEPMPVRLTRLALAVRLNTILSGQTGVQPVVAELYREYLNKGLTPVIPSLGTVGEADILLSSHVGLAMIGEWDVFYKGKRVSSTKAMKEAGIMPLHPIGKDALSILSNNSVAVAYAMQGYRGAKHLLSVSPTVFGLSLEGLNGNVAPFLPQTNDIRPFPYIGEVAGDIRHVLSGSYLWKANKDRPLQDPLSYRTTGYTLAGAEKALVDLGQMIDIQINHSDDNPAVVLGASKDYTQYSQVAQYMVEGKGGVFPTTNFEPLPVALAVQSLNIALTQVSHNAVQRTIHLSDSHFTKLSRFLAGPENHGHAFGAIQKVFVDMQVRNKMLAQPVSFDGIAIAGNIEDTFTNLKLAADNLNQIVANTNTIYGLELMHSTQAIDLRLLADPKLKLGKTTQAMYQSFRKQVPFVKLDRPYTPDIQAATQFIEQY
- a CDS encoding MBL fold metallo-hydrolase; translated protein: MKYVIIPVTPYQQNCTLMWCENTNKAAVVDPGGNLERIIEAVERHGVTVDKVLLTHGHLDHVGAAKQLAHHYGVEIIGPHEGDQFLLDDLPHQCQSFGFPPCEAFVPDHYLQDGDEVAVGDIRLQVLHCPGHTPGHIVFFNQDANMAWVGDVLFRGSIGRTDFPGSNHGQLLNAITTKLWPLGTDVAFIPGHGPGSTFGEERKHNPFVADQLFE
- a CDS encoding cytochrome c3 family protein; protein product: MLKKITAVLLVLVLLPVAANAMNIKDYHKEVMTGDNGKVECSVCHGNAKRKTIPDAAACESCHGTPADVAALTVRPANAGHTVEPNPHDSLHYGTDLPCTYCHQEHKKSKVYCNQCHEFTYPDMKR